In a genomic window of Allomeiothermus silvanus DSM 9946:
- a CDS encoding ABC transporter permease, whose amino-acid sequence MPRRFRSFAWLAWPVWAFLALALFYPLWQILALGVGEGLGPTLANPYYWGRLAWSLAYGLGSSLLVIALALPLAYAFRYRFPGRDLWLSLATVPFVLPTIVVALGFLALVGPHGVLGINLYGTPWILFWASAFYNLGLVLRMLVAVLPALEPPLAAARTLGAPPLRAYWRVGAPLLAPALLAGGGLTFLYSFSSFGLPLLLGGSRYATIEVEVYGLLAYRLAFPEATALILLQLAVLALVSFLYLNAQTRLSLSLAPSALPKALPSAAAWRLAAGVWLFFLALYAPLLALLARALAAPEALASAWTGGDFTPGALALANTLRFAGLSLLVALPVGFAYAYAVWRGDKGLDLAGLFPLMVSPVAVGLGYLLAYPSLSGSLLILIGAYALLSYPLLARALLPALRALPKGVLEAARVLGASPWRRLWRVEWPLLRPALLSGTALALAAVVGEFGATLVLRRPEWTTLSLAIYERLGKPGAEPFREALALAGLLAVLAGGVFLLLDRGRRAVG is encoded by the coding sequence ATGCCCCGACGCTTTCGGTCTTTTGCCTGGCTGGCCTGGCCGGTGTGGGCTTTCCTGGCCCTGGCCCTTTTCTACCCGCTGTGGCAGATTCTCGCCTTGGGGGTGGGGGAGGGGTTAGGCCCCACCCTGGCCAACCCCTACTACTGGGGCCGCCTGGCTTGGAGCCTGGCCTACGGGCTGGGCTCGAGTTTGCTGGTGATCGCCCTGGCGCTTCCGCTGGCCTACGCCTTCCGTTACCGTTTCCCCGGGCGTGACCTCTGGCTCTCCCTGGCGACGGTTCCTTTTGTGCTTCCCACCATAGTGGTGGCGCTGGGCTTCCTGGCCTTGGTAGGACCGCATGGGGTGCTGGGGATCAACCTCTACGGCACGCCCTGGATTCTCTTCTGGGCCAGCGCTTTTTACAACCTTGGGCTGGTGTTGCGGATGCTGGTGGCGGTTTTGCCAGCCCTCGAGCCCCCCTTGGCCGCCGCCCGCACCCTGGGAGCCCCTCCGCTGCGGGCCTACTGGCGGGTAGGGGCTCCCCTACTGGCCCCGGCCCTCCTCGCCGGGGGCGGCCTGACGTTTTTGTACAGCTTCAGCAGTTTTGGCCTACCCCTGCTGCTGGGTGGGTCGCGGTACGCCACAATCGAGGTCGAGGTCTACGGGCTGTTGGCCTACCGCCTGGCCTTTCCCGAGGCCACCGCCTTGATCCTGCTGCAACTGGCGGTGTTAGCCCTGGTGAGCTTTCTTTACCTGAACGCCCAGACCCGGCTCTCGCTCTCCTTGGCCCCTTCCGCTTTGCCCAAAGCCCTACCCAGTGCCGCGGCCTGGCGTCTGGCGGCGGGGGTATGGCTGTTTTTCCTGGCCCTGTACGCCCCGCTTTTGGCCCTGCTGGCTCGAGCCTTGGCTGCCCCGGAGGCGTTGGCCTCGGCCTGGACGGGCGGGGACTTCACCCCCGGCGCGCTGGCCCTGGCCAACACCCTGCGCTTCGCCGGGCTCAGCTTGCTGGTGGCTTTGCCGGTGGGCTTTGCCTATGCCTACGCGGTCTGGCGGGGGGATAAGGGCCTCGATCTGGCGGGCCTCTTCCCGCTCATGGTGAGCCCGGTGGCGGTGGGGCTAGGGTATCTGCTGGCTTACCCTAGCCTGAGCGGTTCGCTCTTGATCCTGATCGGGGCTTATGCGCTGCTGAGCTACCCGCTGTTGGCCCGGGCCCTACTACCGGCTTTGCGGGCCCTGCCCAAGGGGGTGCTCGAGGCCGCCCGGGTGCTGGGAGCCAGCCCCTGGCGCAGGCTTTGGCGGGTGGAGTGGCCCTTGCTGCGGCCTGCGCTCCTCTCGGGTACAGCCTTGGCCTTGGCGGCGGTGGTGGGGGAGTTCGGGGCCACGCTGGTGCTGCGGCGGCCTGAATGGACCACGCTCTCGCTGGCCATCTACGAGCGCTTGGGAAAGCCGGGGGCGGAGCCCTTCCGGGAGGCGCTGGCGCTGGCGGGATTGCTGGCGGTGCTGGCGGGGGGAGTGTTTTTGCTGTTGGACCGGGGGCGGAGGGCGGTCGGTTAG
- a CDS encoding thiamine ABC transporter substrate-binding protein, which translates to MFWNTQRNTLAGWTLGIVGLLGLLMAPALAQPTTLTVLTHESFSLDKGLIARFEKESGIRLRFLKAGDAGETLNRAILTKAAPVADVLYGFDNSLLSKALAAGILEPYPSPQRSTLRPELLLDPTYRALPVDFGYVALNYDKAYFKDKPLPQTLADLARPEFAKLLVVENPATSSPGLAFLLATVATLGQDGYLDFWEGLRKGGVRVEKGWSEAYNVAFSKNGGDRPLVVSYATSPAAELFYSEKKLAEPPTGNLLLPGSSFLQIEFVGILKGSKHPAAARKFVDWLLSKPVQENIPTQMWVYPARKDAALPEVFKWAEVPKEPAKLPPQQIAQGAERWVREWTEVVLQGQSALTVRNARR; encoded by the coding sequence ATGTTTTGGAACACACAGCGCAACACGTTGGCCGGATGGACTCTCGGCATCGTTGGGTTACTGGGCCTGCTCATGGCCCCGGCCTTGGCCCAGCCCACTACGCTCACCGTCTTGACCCACGAGAGTTTCAGCCTCGATAAAGGGCTTATCGCCCGGTTCGAGAAAGAATCGGGGATCCGGCTTCGCTTCCTTAAGGCCGGGGACGCGGGCGAGACCCTGAACCGGGCCATCCTGACCAAGGCCGCGCCGGTGGCGGACGTACTGTACGGCTTCGACAATTCGCTGCTCTCCAAGGCGCTAGCGGCGGGCATCCTCGAGCCCTACCCCTCCCCCCAGCGCAGCACCCTGCGGCCTGAGCTCCTCCTCGACCCGACCTACCGGGCCCTCCCCGTGGACTTTGGCTACGTGGCCCTCAACTACGACAAAGCCTACTTCAAGGACAAGCCGTTGCCCCAAACCCTCGCCGACCTGGCCCGCCCCGAGTTCGCCAAGCTCCTGGTAGTGGAAAACCCGGCCACCTCGAGCCCCGGCCTGGCCTTCCTGCTTGCGACGGTGGCGACTTTGGGCCAGGACGGCTACCTGGATTTTTGGGAGGGGTTGCGCAAGGGCGGGGTGCGGGTCGAGAAGGGCTGGAGCGAGGCCTACAACGTGGCCTTCAGCAAGAACGGGGGGGACCGCCCGCTGGTGGTCTCGTACGCCACCAGCCCCGCCGCTGAACTGTTCTACTCCGAGAAGAAGCTCGCCGAGCCCCCTACCGGCAACCTGCTGTTGCCGGGGAGCAGCTTCTTGCAGATCGAGTTCGTGGGCATCCTCAAGGGGAGCAAACACCCCGCTGCCGCCCGCAAGTTCGTGGACTGGCTTCTCTCCAAGCCGGTGCAGGAGAATATCCCCACCCAGATGTGGGTCTACCCGGCCCGCAAGGACGCGGCTTTGCCGGAGGTCTTCAAGTGGGCGGAAGTTCCCAAGGAACCCGCCAAGCTCCCTCCCCAGCAGATCGCCCAGGGGGCTGAGCGCTGGGTACGCGAGTGGACCGAGGTGGTGCTGCAGGGCCAGAGTGCCCTTACGGTGCGCAACGCCCGGCGCTGA
- the ispE gene encoding 4-(cytidine 5'-diphospho)-2-C-methyl-D-erythritol kinase: MERFSPAKVNLGLSVLGRRADGYHQLHTLFAALDVGDRITLEPIPQGIELRVLGADLPSGPANLAYQAARDYLEAAGNPGGVRIVLEKHLPIAAGLGGGSGNAATVLLGLRQFYPAPVDLLPLARNLGADVAFFLRGGLAEARGIGELLSPLEPLQVPLVLVNPGLAVSAAEAYQAMKPDDYSPELPVASILAALKRGEEPGWWNSLEAPVFRLRPELAELKATLRAFGLRGVLMSGSGSTFFALASDLAQAQHLAARLRERFPRFWIRPAQTA; encoded by the coding sequence ATCGAACGGTTTTCCCCGGCTAAGGTCAACCTGGGCCTGTCGGTACTGGGCAGGCGGGCGGATGGCTACCACCAGCTGCACACCCTCTTTGCCGCGCTAGATGTGGGCGACCGGATTACCCTCGAGCCCATCCCGCAGGGCATAGAACTCCGGGTCTTGGGGGCCGACTTGCCCAGCGGCCCGGCGAACCTGGCCTACCAGGCGGCTAGAGATTACCTAGAGGCCGCCGGAAACCCGGGTGGGGTGCGGATTGTTCTCGAGAAGCACCTGCCCATTGCCGCCGGGCTGGGCGGGGGCTCGGGGAATGCGGCCACAGTCCTGCTTGGCCTGAGGCAGTTCTACCCTGCGCCGGTGGATCTGCTCCCCCTAGCCCGAAACCTAGGAGCAGACGTAGCGTTCTTCCTGCGGGGGGGGCTGGCCGAAGCACGGGGGATCGGGGAGCTGCTCTCCCCCCTCGAGCCCCTCCAGGTCCCTCTGGTCCTGGTCAACCCCGGCCTAGCGGTCTCCGCCGCTGAGGCCTACCAAGCCATGAAGCCCGACGACTATAGTCCCGAGCTACCCGTTGCATCCATCTTGGCGGCCCTCAAGAGGGGAGAGGAGCCAGGGTGGTGGAATAGCCTCGAGGCCCCCGTCTTCCGCCTCCGCCCCGAGCTGGCCGAACTCAAAGCGACTCTGCGGGCTTTCGGACTGCGGGGCGTGCTGATGTCCGGTTCCGGCTCGACCTTCTTCGCCCTGGCCTCAGACCTAGCCCAAGCACAGCATCTCGCCGCTCGGTTGCGAGAACGCTTCCCCCGCTTTTGGATTCGCCCGGCCCAAACCGCCTAA
- the ispD gene encoding 2-C-methyl-D-erythritol 4-phosphate cytidylyltransferase: MKVSVLLPAAGSGERLGRGPKAWLEVGGRTLLDWALAAFAWADERLVALPAGYSLDHPGVRFLPGGRTRQESVYTLLLEARGEVVLVHDVARPFLAPAVAQRVLQAAHRHGAAAPVVLVPDTLIQDVDGFYGPPAPREAYRLVQTPQGFGRELLLEAHRKARQEGLEATDDAQLVLALGHPVALVEGDRRAFKITYPEDLLLAEGLARVWQEP, from the coding sequence GTGAAGGTTTCGGTGCTGTTGCCCGCGGCGGGATCGGGGGAGCGGCTGGGCCGGGGGCCCAAGGCCTGGCTCGAGGTCGGTGGGCGAACCCTCTTGGACTGGGCCCTCGCCGCGTTCGCCTGGGCCGATGAACGGTTGGTAGCGCTGCCTGCGGGGTATAGCCTGGATCACCCCGGGGTACGTTTTTTGCCGGGGGGCCGAACCCGTCAGGAGAGCGTATACACCCTTTTGCTCGAGGCCCGCGGAGAAGTGGTGCTGGTGCACGACGTGGCCCGACCTTTCCTAGCCCCAGCCGTCGCCCAGCGGGTGCTCCAAGCGGCCCATCGGCACGGCGCTGCCGCCCCCGTGGTCTTGGTGCCCGACACCCTCATCCAAGATGTAGATGGGTTCTACGGCCCCCCTGCGCCGCGCGAGGCCTACCGCTTGGTGCAGACCCCGCAGGGTTTTGGGCGGGAGCTTTTGCTCGAGGCCCACCGCAAAGCACGCCAAGAAGGGCTCGAGGCTACCGACGACGCGCAATTGGTGTTGGCCCTGGGGCACCCGGTGGCCCTGGTGGAAGGCGACCGCCGGGCTTTCAAGATCACCTACCCCGAGGATCTTCTACTGGCGGAGGGGTTGGCCCGGGTTTGGCAAGAGCCATGA
- a CDS encoding undecaprenyl-diphosphate phosphatase produces MTAFEALVLGVIEGLTEFLPVSSTGHLTLAAHLLKIPVESDNFAKSFLIVIQLGAILAVLSLYLKRFLRDFEVWKRIVVAFIPTGIIGFGLYRVIKDHILGNDLIVVVALVGVGVVLLLVDRWLQGHQRYDNVDQMPLGRALLIGTFQGLAAIFPGTSRSAATIVGGMLSGLSRRAAAEFSFILAVPTMLAASGYDLYKSANTFPHEGYGLMAIGFVAAFITALLTVRWLLEFVSRNTFVPFAIYRILIGVVYAMFFLR; encoded by the coding sequence ATGACGGCTTTTGAAGCGCTCGTTTTAGGAGTTATCGAAGGTCTTACCGAGTTTCTGCCGGTCTCCTCTACCGGTCACCTCACCCTGGCCGCCCACCTGCTCAAGATCCCCGTGGAGAGCGACAATTTTGCCAAGAGCTTCCTCATCGTGATCCAACTGGGGGCCATCCTGGCGGTGCTGAGCCTGTACCTAAAGCGTTTCCTGCGGGATTTCGAGGTATGGAAGCGCATCGTTGTGGCCTTTATCCCCACCGGAATCATCGGCTTCGGGCTCTACCGGGTGATCAAAGACCACATCCTGGGCAACGACCTCATCGTGGTAGTGGCTCTGGTGGGGGTGGGGGTAGTGCTGCTTCTTGTGGACCGCTGGCTGCAAGGCCACCAGCGCTACGACAATGTAGACCAGATGCCCCTGGGGCGAGCCCTTTTGATCGGAACCTTCCAGGGCCTGGCGGCCATCTTTCCCGGTACCTCGCGCAGCGCCGCCACCATCGTGGGGGGGATGCTCTCAGGGCTCTCGCGGCGGGCTGCGGCGGAGTTCTCCTTTATCCTGGCAGTGCCGACCATGCTGGCTGCTTCGGGCTATGACCTCTATAAAAGCGCCAATACCTTCCCCCATGAAGGGTATGGGCTGATGGCGATAGGGTTCGTTGCCGCGTTCATCACCGCGCTACTCACGGTGCGCTGGCTCTTGGAGTTCGTCAGCCGCAACACCTTCGTGCCCTTTGCCATCTATCGCATCCTCATCGGGGTGGTGTACGCGATGTT